In Candidatus Nitrosotalea sinensis, one DNA window encodes the following:
- a CDS encoding thioredoxin domain-containing protein has protein sequence MPNNLIKESSPYLLQHAGNPVQWYAWGEDALTRAKSENKPIFLSIGYSACHWCHVMAHESFENEEIAKTMNENFINIKVDREERPDIDDIYQKVCQMTTGSGGWPLSVFLTPDQRPFYVGTYFPPLDNYGRPGFGSLVLQLAQAWKEKPNDVEQAADNLVNTLRNTESVSTHSKLERSLLDEAAVNLLSIADMTNGGFGQAPKFPNASNLSFLLRYSKLSGITKFQEFVFKTLTKMANGGMYDQLGGGFHRYSTDSRWLVPHFEKMLYDNALLPPVYAEAYQISKDPRYLEVIKDTLNYVLNQMTSAEGGFYSAEDADSDGEEGKFYVWKKREIQEILGKDSEIFCLYYDITDGGNFEGNTILYNSINLSTIAFHFGKPESEIEQIIKQSKEKLYAARSKRIRPGRDDKIMTSWNSLMITAFVKGYRVTGKLDFLNAATNCISFIETRLTKNGELLHTHKDGVSKLQAYLDDYAYFVNALLDYFEVKPSKKYLDLAIYYANYLIDHFLDAEHKNFFFTADNHEKLIIRTKSLYDLSLPSGNSVAAGMMLRLYHMTNEKKFLDVSVQLMESVALAAAENPFGFGQLLNTLFMYLQKPIEITLVNPVDSQISDYLLKKFIPEAMMVIIYQKNDLEQLSNLQFFTGKEFVNDKTRVYVCKDFTCSLPLETLSDIEKLV, from the coding sequence TTGCCAAATAATTTGATAAAAGAATCAAGTCCGTATTTGTTACAGCATGCTGGTAACCCTGTTCAATGGTATGCTTGGGGAGAAGATGCATTAACCAGGGCAAAAAGTGAAAACAAGCCAATATTTCTCAGTATTGGATATAGTGCTTGTCACTGGTGTCACGTTATGGCACACGAGTCTTTCGAAAATGAAGAAATTGCCAAGACAATGAATGAGAATTTTATCAACATCAAGGTTGACAGAGAAGAAAGACCTGACATTGATGATATTTATCAAAAAGTCTGTCAGATGACTACGGGTAGTGGAGGCTGGCCACTGAGTGTTTTTCTCACCCCTGACCAACGACCATTTTATGTTGGGACATATTTTCCACCTCTTGATAATTATGGAAGGCCTGGGTTTGGCAGTCTGGTTCTCCAACTGGCTCAAGCCTGGAAGGAAAAACCAAATGATGTAGAACAAGCTGCGGATAATCTTGTAAACACACTACGAAATACAGAATCTGTCTCAACTCATTCAAAACTGGAAAGATCTCTGCTTGACGAAGCCGCGGTGAATCTTTTATCTATCGCAGACATGACAAACGGTGGATTTGGGCAAGCCCCAAAATTTCCAAATGCATCAAATCTTTCATTTCTATTGCGATACTCTAAATTATCCGGAATCACAAAATTTCAGGAATTTGTATTCAAAACCCTAACCAAGATGGCAAATGGTGGTATGTATGATCAATTAGGCGGAGGATTTCATCGATATTCTACTGATTCTAGATGGCTTGTACCACATTTTGAAAAGATGCTATATGATAATGCATTATTGCCTCCTGTATATGCAGAGGCATACCAAATATCAAAGGACCCAAGATATCTTGAGGTGATAAAAGACACACTGAATTATGTACTCAATCAAATGACTTCTGCTGAAGGAGGTTTCTATTCTGCAGAGGATGCCGATTCTGACGGCGAAGAGGGCAAGTTCTATGTTTGGAAAAAACGTGAAATTCAGGAAATACTTGGAAAAGACTCGGAAATATTCTGTTTGTATTATGATATAACAGATGGAGGTAATTTTGAGGGAAATACAATTCTGTATAACAGCATAAACCTGTCCACGATTGCATTTCACTTTGGTAAACCAGAGTCTGAAATTGAACAGATAATCAAACAATCAAAAGAAAAACTCTATGCGGCAAGAAGCAAAAGAATCCGACCTGGCAGGGATGATAAAATAATGACAAGCTGGAATTCCTTGATGATTACAGCTTTTGTCAAAGGATATCGCGTTACTGGCAAGTTGGATTTTCTAAACGCTGCAACAAATTGTATATCTTTCATAGAAACTAGACTTACAAAAAATGGCGAGTTATTACATACTCATAAAGATGGAGTGTCAAAACTCCAGGCATATCTTGATGATTATGCCTATTTTGTAAATGCACTGCTTGATTATTTTGAGGTCAAGCCGTCCAAAAAGTATCTTGATCTGGCAATATATTATGCAAATTATCTAATTGATCATTTTTTGGATGCAGAACACAAGAATTTCTTTTTTACTGCTGACAATCATGAAAAACTAATCATAAGAACAAAGAGTTTGTATGACTTGTCTTTGCCTTCTGGGAATTCTGTTGCTGCGGGAATGATGCTTAGATTGTATCACATGACAAATGAGAAAAAATTTCTGGATGTATCAGTACAACTGATGGAATCTGTAGCACTTGCAGCTGCAGAAAACCCGTTTGGTTTTGGACAATTACTAAATACCTTATTCATGTATCTGCAAAAACCAATTGAGATAACTCTTGTTAATCCAGTTGATTCTCAGATAAGTGACTATCTTTTAAAAAAATTCATTCCAGAAGCAATGATGGTAATAATATATCAGAAAAATGATCTTGAACAGCTATCAAACCTTCAATTTTTTACAGGAAAAGAATTTGTTAATGATAAAACTCGTGTCTACGTGTGTAAGGACTTTACCTGTTCTTTGCCACTTGAAACATTGTCTGATATTGAGAAACTAGTTTAG
- a CDS encoding RidA family protein yields MIEQKLKSLGIILSTPPKPAGSYIPVVRTGNLVFVSGQIPVKDGQVEYKGQVPTTTSIEDAQKAAKLCIINVLSQLNSELGTLDNISKIVRVSGFVNSSPEFYEHPKIINAASDLLVEIFGEKGKHTRIAVGVASLPLNSAVEIDLVAEIS; encoded by the coding sequence ATGATCGAACAAAAACTCAAATCATTAGGCATCATCCTCAGTACGCCTCCAAAACCTGCAGGGTCATACATTCCAGTAGTAAGGACAGGCAACCTAGTCTTTGTATCAGGTCAGATCCCAGTAAAAGATGGGCAGGTAGAGTACAAGGGTCAAGTACCTACAACCACATCAATAGAGGATGCTCAAAAAGCTGCCAAATTGTGCATAATCAATGTACTATCTCAATTAAACTCAGAGCTTGGTACATTAGATAACATATCAAAGATTGTTAGGGTTTCAGGATTTGTAAATAGCTCACCAGAATTTTACGAACATCCAAAGATAATCAATGCAGCATCAGATCTTTTGGTAGAAATATTTGGAGAAAAAGGCAAGCATACAAGAATTGCAGTAGGTGTTGCAAGCCTTCCTCTTAATTCAGCAGTGGAGATTGACCTTGTTGCTGAGATTAGCTAA
- a CDS encoding DHHA1 domain-containing protein translates to MARTKTICISHKEDADGIGAASLIRQAFGGETRLVDYPGLMKELEQLKEDEKLKTLFICDLGLSKTNQDQFVEVLKDLRKKKVSITYIDHHDIEDSIKKKIKALKVKLVHQVNECTTVQVYDTFKSKLTDHSSFIAACSAVTDYMEDRPVGSKLLQRFDRQFVLLEATVLTFNITSHQKDNEFLLYLVDELSEQKYPHELPNTFEYARLQAEKISGVIQKVKENMKKMKNLSYMEVTDSGASMAVNFVLGLSGKEVGVSYKLREEQGIYAVSVRGAKSCKVHLGRIVNQLATDLGGSGGGHDKACGAVIPKEKISLFLKKFNSKLS, encoded by the coding sequence TTGGCAAGAACAAAAACTATCTGTATTTCTCATAAAGAAGATGCAGATGGAATAGGTGCGGCATCTCTCATTAGGCAAGCATTTGGAGGAGAAACTAGACTTGTAGATTATCCTGGATTGATGAAGGAACTAGAGCAACTAAAAGAAGACGAGAAGCTAAAAACCTTGTTCATATGTGATCTTGGCTTGAGCAAAACAAATCAGGATCAGTTTGTTGAAGTTTTGAAGGATTTAAGAAAAAAGAAAGTTTCCATAACATATATTGATCACCACGACATAGAAGATTCCATTAAAAAGAAGATCAAAGCGCTAAAGGTCAAACTCGTACATCAAGTCAATGAATGCACAACAGTCCAAGTGTATGACACATTCAAATCAAAATTAACTGATCATAGCTCATTCATTGCTGCATGTTCTGCAGTGACTGATTATATGGAGGACAGGCCTGTTGGTTCAAAACTGTTGCAAAGATTTGACCGACAATTTGTTCTTCTTGAAGCTACTGTTCTTACATTTAATATTACTAGTCATCAAAAAGATAATGAATTTCTACTTTATCTCGTTGATGAGCTGAGTGAACAAAAGTATCCACATGAATTGCCAAATACATTTGAATATGCTAGACTGCAAGCCGAAAAAATTTCAGGTGTTATTCAAAAAGTTAAAGAAAACATGAAAAAAATGAAAAACTTGTCATACATGGAGGTAACAGATTCTGGCGCAAGTATGGCCGTAAATTTTGTACTTGGTTTATCTGGGAAAGAAGTTGGTGTATCGTACAAGCTTCGTGAAGAACAAGGAATTTACGCTGTATCTGTTCGAGGTGCCAAGTCATGTAAGGTACACTTGGGTAGAATTGTGAATCAACTTGCAACTGATTTGGGAGGCTCTGGAGGAGGGCATGACAAAGCCTGCGGTGCAGTTATTCCAAAAGAAAAAATTTCTTTGTTTTTAAAAAAATTCAACTCAAAGCTTAGCTAA
- a CDS encoding citrate synthase, translating into MQTKNIGLRNIEVADTKISSIDGINGKLIYRGYDVLDLVKKSTFEETSCLLLNDDLPTHDVLSSFSDKLVATREIPEGLEETLRNMPKTANPMDVLQSTVSMMAVYDKEKTDDRNTNYNRAINLISKIPIIVACWDRIRNGKEIIQPSKKLNHAGNFLYMLTGKEPDTEAARIFDICLILHAEHSFNASTFAAREVASTRANMYAAVSAAVGALSGELHGGANFQVMKMLLEIGSESKVEQWIKEKLAKSQKIMGMGHAVYKTFDPRAEVLRELSRRLAEKTGQPWYGITKKVEEITEGEMKKIKSSDIFPNVDLYSASVYYMLGIPMDLNTPIFAISRVSGWTAHIIEEKFAEAAPKPMLYRPKAVYVGKYCGPSGCEYISIEKRLALS; encoded by the coding sequence GTGCAGACAAAGAATATCGGTCTTAGGAACATAGAAGTGGCAGACACTAAAATTTCATCAATTGACGGCATAAATGGCAAGTTAATTTACAGAGGATATGACGTCTTAGATCTAGTCAAAAAATCAACATTTGAAGAAACTTCGTGCCTTTTACTTAATGATGATCTACCAACACATGATGTTCTTTCTTCATTTTCAGACAAACTTGTGGCAACACGTGAGATTCCAGAAGGGTTGGAAGAGACATTAAGAAATATGCCAAAGACTGCAAACCCCATGGATGTACTTCAATCAACAGTATCCATGATGGCAGTATACGACAAAGAAAAAACAGACGATAGAAATACAAATTACAACAGAGCAATTAACCTAATTTCAAAGATTCCAATCATTGTGGCATGCTGGGATAGAATTAGAAATGGAAAGGAAATCATCCAACCATCAAAAAAACTAAATCATGCAGGGAATTTTTTGTACATGCTTACAGGAAAGGAACCCGATACAGAAGCAGCACGCATTTTTGATATTTGCCTAATATTACATGCAGAACACAGTTTTAACGCATCAACTTTTGCAGCAAGAGAAGTAGCATCAACGCGCGCAAATATGTATGCGGCAGTTAGTGCAGCTGTAGGTGCACTAAGTGGAGAACTTCACGGAGGTGCAAATTTCCAGGTAATGAAGATGCTTTTAGAGATAGGCTCAGAATCAAAAGTAGAACAATGGATAAAAGAGAAACTTGCAAAGAGCCAAAAAATAATGGGTATGGGTCATGCAGTATACAAGACATTTGATCCAAGAGCAGAGGTATTACGAGAACTGTCACGAAGATTAGCAGAGAAAACAGGTCAGCCTTGGTACGGCATTACAAAGAAAGTTGAAGAAATAACAGAAGGAGAAATGAAAAAGATCAAAAGCTCAGATATTTTTCCAAATGTGGATTTGTACAGTGCATCAGTGTATTACATGCTTGGCATTCCAATGGATCTTAACACACCAATATTTGCAATATCAAGAGTATCTGGTTGGACTGCTCATATAATAGAAGAAAAATTTGCAGAGGCTGCTCCAAAGCCAATGCTGTACAGACCAAAAGCAGTCTATGTTGGCAAGTATTGTGGACCATCAGGGTGTGAATACATTTCAATTGAAAAACGTCTTGCGCTGAGTTAA
- a CDS encoding glycerate kinase type-2 family protein: protein MIIGNFQSLSTNSAKKDALDIIKTGLAAADPSLYLKKIIKNNSLILPHGKINLRKYEKILVVSVGKASHLMARTVDSLICVDGGIIISPTKIKVDAKKFKVITAGHPFPNKNSIAAAKSVVKYISTATTKDLVIFLISGGTSSLVSLPDGITLREKQKTTKLLLQSGASIQEINCVRKHLSKIKGGKLLEHLRSDAVSLVMSDVVGNDMSSIASGMTYCDFTSFSDAKKILKKYHLDRLVPKNVLQHINFGIKGKIDETPKMAKIPNVVIASNDDCLDAMKHRAQNLGYTVKVVKNISSNVIDLSMKLSKIATRKKYCIIFGGESTVVVKGKGKGGRNQELVLRISHNLSKQSKNSTVVSLGTDGIDGNTSCAGAIWQSDKPMNNVTKYLADNNSHDFFKKYGGLIFTGYTGTNLLDVGVVLTK from the coding sequence AAAATCATAAAAAATAACTCTCTCATATTACCACATGGAAAAATTAATCTCAGAAAATATGAAAAAATTCTAGTTGTATCTGTTGGAAAAGCGTCACATTTGATGGCACGTACTGTTGATTCTCTTATCTGCGTAGATGGTGGAATAATAATTTCGCCTACTAAAATCAAGGTAGATGCAAAGAAATTCAAAGTAATCACTGCCGGCCATCCCTTTCCAAACAAAAACAGCATTGCTGCCGCAAAATCTGTTGTAAAATACATTAGTACTGCTACAACTAAGGATCTGGTCATATTTTTGATATCAGGTGGTACATCATCGCTTGTATCACTGCCTGATGGAATAACGCTGAGAGAAAAGCAAAAGACAACAAAACTGCTACTACAATCTGGAGCAAGTATTCAAGAGATAAACTGTGTACGCAAACACCTCTCAAAGATCAAAGGAGGTAAATTGCTGGAACATCTGAGATCTGATGCAGTATCACTTGTAATGTCTGATGTTGTAGGAAATGATATGTCTAGTATTGCATCCGGTATGACTTATTGTGATTTTACTTCCTTTTCTGATGCAAAAAAGATCTTGAAAAAATATCATCTTGATAGACTTGTTCCAAAAAATGTCTTACAGCATATCAATTTTGGAATAAAAGGTAAGATCGACGAAACACCAAAGATGGCAAAGATACCAAATGTTGTCATTGCATCAAATGATGATTGTCTTGATGCAATGAAACATCGTGCACAAAATTTAGGCTATACTGTTAAAGTTGTAAAAAATATCTCTTCTAATGTTATAGATCTCAGTATGAAGTTATCTAAAATTGCTACTAGAAAAAAATACTGCATAATATTTGGTGGTGAAAGCACAGTTGTTGTAAAAGGAAAAGGAAAGGGCGGCAGAAACCAAGAATTAGTTTTACGCATTTCTCATAATCTTTCAAAGCAAAGTAAGAATTCTACTGTTGTATCTTTGGGAACAGATGGAATTGATGGTAATACTAGTTGTGCGGGTGCAATATGGCAATCAGATAAGCCTATGAACAATGTCACAAAGTATCTTGCTGATAATAATTCTCATGATTTCTTCAAAAAATATGGTGGATTGATCTTTACTGGTTATACTGGTACAAACTTGTTGGATGTTGGTGTTGTATTAACAAAGTAA